In a genomic window of Mycolicibacterium neoaurum VKM Ac-1815D:
- a CDS encoding aminotransferase: protein MSNKTIGYDFFAQPEIAALRISDTEAEDLGAQHFGHPVIAESLGSQQDQNFMLTTDDGRRIGVLKIANPVFSEAEVQAQDDAAQLVQAAEPQLRLATALPGIDGRTRRTVRHSDGTSLIARVLRYLPGPTVEADTYLGADVARQMGDVCGRVSRALRSFDHPGLDRTLAWDPQHVPAVTEKLISYQDDEGRRDQLLHVVARAWEILERLAGELPRQAVHLDLTNSNLIAEPGDPRRYDGILDFGDLCRTWAVAELACTATSVLHHPGADALSALPTVTGFHAVRPLSAAEAQAVWPLVVIRAAILVLNGTMQVSIEPDNEYAVTGLHDEWRMFDAAVAVPIEVMSTLICDALSLPRPGGVTLPDDYVPLVAGQPAVLDLSTTAPVWDRGAWLHPGAVERAVDVARASGAKVAVSAYAQPRLDQAAPLRDTEPATLPTSCHAWFFEATTLRAPWAGVTRRTAHGFILSAADVILEVVLDADVDALPGLHVGEVAAGAPLTTVAADHRIRVQVRRADGPAVPPFVAPRYGPGWLALTADPAALLGAPDGDTPESSAELLERRGRYLADVQEHYYVTPPRIERGWRHHLLSTDGRSYLDMVNNVALLGHSHPRLSDAVARQYELLNTNSRFNYSAIAEFTAKIAARLPPSLDQIFLVNSGSEASDLAMRLALGTTGRQHLVSMGEAYHGWTYLTDAVSTSTADNPNALTTRPGWVHTVESANSYRGRYRGAQAHQYARDAVADIGKLAADGVDLAGFIAEPVYGNAGGMALPDGYLKQVYAAIRDVGGLAIADEVQVGYGRLGQWFWGFEQQDVVPDVVSVAKAVGNGYPLGIVATTKVIAEAYRSQGYFFSSAGGSPASCVVGSTVLDILEDEDLQGNARRVGGHLRGRLLELTERHSIIGTVHGHGLYLGVELVRDRDTLEPATEETLAICERMLDKGVVIQPTGDRNCVLKVKPPLCLDQTGADYFVDALDSVLTEGW, encoded by the coding sequence TTGAGCAACAAGACGATTGGCTACGACTTCTTCGCACAGCCGGAGATCGCCGCACTGCGCATCAGTGACACCGAGGCAGAAGACCTCGGGGCGCAACACTTCGGACACCCGGTGATCGCCGAGTCGCTCGGCAGCCAGCAGGACCAGAACTTCATGCTCACGACCGACGACGGCCGGCGCATCGGGGTCCTCAAGATCGCGAACCCGGTGTTTTCAGAAGCCGAGGTGCAGGCGCAAGATGACGCCGCCCAGCTCGTGCAGGCAGCCGAACCCCAGTTGCGACTGGCCACCGCACTCCCCGGCATCGACGGGCGGACACGCAGAACCGTCCGGCACTCGGACGGAACGTCGCTCATTGCGCGTGTTCTCCGCTATCTGCCCGGTCCCACCGTCGAGGCCGACACGTATCTGGGAGCCGACGTCGCCCGGCAGATGGGTGATGTGTGTGGTCGCGTGAGCAGAGCGCTGCGCTCGTTCGACCATCCCGGACTCGACCGCACGCTGGCCTGGGATCCACAACACGTTCCGGCCGTGACGGAGAAACTCATCTCCTATCAGGACGACGAGGGTCGCCGTGACCAGCTCCTTCACGTCGTGGCCCGGGCGTGGGAGATCCTGGAACGGCTCGCCGGGGAACTCCCGCGTCAAGCCGTCCACCTCGACTTGACCAACTCCAACCTGATAGCCGAGCCGGGTGACCCACGCCGCTATGACGGCATCCTCGACTTCGGCGACCTGTGCCGAACGTGGGCCGTCGCCGAACTCGCTTGTACAGCAACGTCGGTCCTGCACCATCCCGGTGCGGACGCACTGTCGGCGCTCCCGACGGTGACGGGCTTCCACGCGGTGCGGCCGTTGTCGGCCGCCGAGGCCCAGGCCGTCTGGCCGTTGGTCGTGATCCGCGCGGCGATCCTGGTCCTCAACGGCACGATGCAGGTCAGCATCGAGCCGGACAACGAGTATGCCGTCACCGGGTTGCACGACGAGTGGCGGATGTTCGACGCGGCGGTGGCGGTGCCCATCGAGGTGATGTCCACCCTGATTTGCGACGCGCTATCGCTGCCGCGACCCGGTGGGGTGACGCTCCCGGACGACTACGTTCCACTCGTCGCCGGGCAGCCCGCGGTGCTGGACCTCTCGACCACCGCGCCGGTGTGGGACCGTGGTGCCTGGCTGCACCCGGGCGCCGTCGAGAGGGCCGTCGACGTCGCGCGCGCGTCGGGTGCGAAGGTCGCGGTGAGCGCCTACGCGCAGCCCCGCCTCGATCAGGCAGCGCCGCTGCGGGACACCGAACCCGCCACGCTGCCAACCTCCTGCCACGCGTGGTTCTTCGAGGCCACCACCCTCCGCGCACCGTGGGCGGGCGTCACGCGACGCACCGCTCACGGCTTCATCCTGTCCGCCGCGGACGTCATCCTCGAAGTCGTCCTGGACGCCGACGTCGACGCGCTGCCGGGCCTACACGTAGGTGAGGTGGCGGCGGGCGCGCCGCTGACGACCGTGGCGGCCGACCATCGGATTCGCGTTCAGGTGCGGCGGGCGGACGGTCCGGCTGTGCCCCCGTTCGTCGCCCCGCGGTACGGCCCAGGCTGGCTGGCCCTCACCGCAGATCCCGCAGCACTGCTCGGCGCCCCCGACGGCGACACACCCGAATCGAGTGCTGAACTACTCGAACGCCGCGGCCGGTACCTGGCTGACGTTCAGGAGCACTACTACGTCACCCCGCCCCGGATCGAGCGGGGCTGGCGGCACCACTTGCTGTCCACCGACGGCAGATCGTATTTGGACATGGTCAACAACGTTGCATTGCTTGGCCATTCGCATCCTCGGTTGTCAGATGCCGTTGCCCGCCAGTACGAACTACTCAACACGAACTCGCGGTTCAACTACTCGGCCATCGCCGAGTTCACCGCGAAGATCGCCGCTCGGCTGCCACCGTCGCTCGACCAGATCTTCCTGGTCAACTCAGGCTCGGAGGCGAGTGACCTCGCGATGCGGCTGGCGCTGGGCACCACCGGACGGCAGCACCTCGTCTCGATGGGGGAGGCTTATCACGGCTGGACCTACCTCACCGATGCGGTCTCCACGTCGACGGCGGACAACCCCAACGCCCTGACGACTCGTCCCGGGTGGGTCCACACCGTGGAATCCGCCAACTCCTATCGCGGGCGATACCGGGGGGCGCAGGCGCACCAGTACGCGCGGGATGCCGTTGCCGACATCGGCAAACTGGCCGCCGACGGTGTAGACCTCGCGGGGTTCATCGCCGAACCCGTCTACGGGAATGCCGGCGGAATGGCGCTTCCCGACGGGTACCTGAAGCAGGTCTACGCCGCGATTCGCGACGTCGGGGGACTGGCGATCGCCGACGAGGTCCAAGTTGGATACGGCCGTCTGGGACAGTGGTTCTGGGGTTTCGAGCAGCAGGACGTGGTGCCCGACGTCGTCTCGGTGGCGAAGGCGGTGGGCAACGGGTATCCGCTTGGGATCGTGGCGACCACGAAGGTCATCGCCGAGGCCTATCGATCCCAGGGCTACTTCTTCTCCTCGGCCGGTGGCAGCCCCGCGTCGTGCGTGGTCGGGAGCACGGTCCTGGACATCCTCGAGGACGAGGACCTGCAGGGCAACGCCCGTCGTGTCGGCGGGCACCTCAGGGGGCGTCTGCTGGAACTCACGGAACGGCACTCGATCATCGGCACGGTCCATGGGCACGGTCTGTATCTCGGAGTCGAGTTGGTGCGGGACCGAGACACTCTGGAGCCCGCCACCGAGGAGACACTGGCGATCTGCGAACGGATGTTGGACAAGGGAGTGGTCATCCAGCCCACGGGCGATCGGAACTGCGTGCTGAAGGTGAAGCCGCCACTGTGCTTGGACCAGACGGGGGCGGACTACTTCGTGGATGCGCTCGACAGCGTCTTGACCGAGGGTTGGTAG
- a CDS encoding class II aldolase/adducin family protein, whose protein sequence is MTAERTEIVRQGASLFDRRLTAGRTGNISVRVGPRILITPTGTSLGNLISDELAVLDLNGKHLAGSRPSKEWPIHVETYRARPDSGAVVHLHSSHAAAVSCLAGLDVADCLPPLTAYHVMRVGRVPLIPYLPPGDPTLGDEVGRAMSSAHSVLLANHGSVLAGRTLADAVDAAEELEETARIMLLLGDRPVSLVAHRS, encoded by the coding sequence ATGACTGCCGAGCGGACCGAGATCGTCCGCCAGGGTGCGTCGCTGTTCGATCGCCGACTCACGGCAGGACGGACAGGCAACATCAGCGTGCGGGTCGGCCCACGAATCCTCATCACTCCGACCGGCACCTCGCTGGGGAATCTGATCTCCGACGAGCTTGCGGTACTCGATCTGAACGGAAAGCACCTGGCGGGATCCAGACCGTCCAAGGAATGGCCGATCCATGTCGAGACCTATCGCGCGAGGCCCGACTCAGGGGCGGTCGTCCACCTGCACAGCTCGCACGCGGCCGCGGTGTCCTGCCTGGCCGGACTGGACGTGGCCGACTGTTTGCCTCCGCTGACCGCCTACCACGTGATGCGTGTGGGGCGGGTACCTCTTATCCCGTACCTGCCTCCTGGTGACCCAACCCTCGGCGACGAGGTGGGACGCGCCATGAGCTCGGCGCATTCGGTGCTCCTGGCCAACCACGGCTCGGTACTGGCCGGCAGGACGCTGGCCGATGCCGTGGACGCGGCCGAGGAACTCGAAGAGACGGCGCGAATCATGCTGCTCCTCGGCGACCGTCCCGTGTCACTCGTTGCCCATCGTTCATGA
- the pdxS gene encoding pyridoxal 5'-phosphate synthase lyase subunit PdxS: protein MATSVGTARVKRGMAEMLKGGVIMDVVTPEQARIAEAAGAVAVMALERVPADIRAQGGVSRMSDPDMIEGIVAAVTIPVMAKVRIGHFVEAQILQSLGVDYIDESEVLTPADYANHIDKWKFTVPFVCGATNLGEALRRLTEGAAMIRSKGEAGTGDVSNATTHMRKIGGEIRRLGSLSEDELFVAAKELQAPYDLVVEVARAGKLPVTLFTAGGIATPADAAMMMQLGAEGVFVGSGIFKSGDPAARAAAIVKATTFYDDPDVLAKVSRGLGEAMVGINVEDIAQPHRLAERGW from the coding sequence ATGGCGACGTCGGTGGGCACCGCACGGGTGAAGCGCGGCATGGCGGAGATGCTCAAGGGTGGCGTCATCATGGATGTCGTCACGCCTGAGCAGGCGCGCATCGCCGAGGCCGCCGGAGCCGTCGCGGTGATGGCGCTCGAACGTGTGCCTGCCGATATCCGGGCCCAGGGCGGCGTCTCCCGCATGAGCGATCCGGACATGATCGAGGGCATCGTCGCCGCAGTCACCATCCCGGTGATGGCCAAGGTCCGTATCGGCCACTTCGTCGAGGCGCAGATCCTGCAGAGCCTCGGGGTGGACTACATCGACGAGTCCGAGGTGCTCACACCCGCCGACTACGCCAACCACATCGACAAGTGGAAGTTCACCGTCCCCTTCGTGTGCGGTGCCACCAATCTGGGCGAGGCACTGCGCCGGCTCACCGAGGGTGCGGCGATGATCCGCTCCAAGGGCGAGGCCGGTACCGGCGACGTGTCCAACGCCACCACCCACATGCGCAAGATCGGCGGCGAGATCCGCCGGCTGGGCTCGCTGTCCGAAGACGAATTGTTCGTTGCCGCAAAGGAACTGCAGGCGCCCTACGATCTGGTCGTCGAGGTCGCGCGGGCGGGCAAGTTGCCCGTCACGCTGTTCACCGCGGGCGGTATCGCCACCCCCGCCGACGCGGCGATGATGATGCAGCTCGGTGCCGAGGGCGTCTTCGTGGGTTCGGGCATCTTCAAGTCCGGTGACCCGGCGGCGCGGGCCGCGGCGATCGTGAAGGCCACCACCTTCTACGACGATCCCGACGTGCTGGCCAAGGTATCCCGCGGGCTCGGCGAGGCCATGGTCGGCATCAACGTGGAGGACATCGCGCAGCCCCACCGGCTCGCCGAACGCGGCTGGTAA
- the otnK gene encoding 3-oxo-tetronate kinase, which produces MTRIAVIADDYTGGTDAAAALRRSGLRVVMLFGIPDPASTLQDCDAVVVGIKFRSIDPADACAYVEQTVGWLRGHGITRYYYKYCSTFDSTPQGNIGPVLDILGTLIGTPYTIVCPATPLHQRTTYLGYLFVGERLLSESPLRNHPLTPMTDANLVRWLSLQTESTVGLLPLNAVRAGHEAATDHVKGLVEQGVRHIVADATADADLDTIAVGHDEGLLSGGAGLIEALGRTMTAARPSERQTHGGLGAPATSGGTLVLAGSCSEATLEQVRRAQLTMPALRLDPGEISDSDALIATAVAWDEAQDQSRPRLIYTSADAEQRRRGALAMGADTPQILEKVLARVAASAVERGARRIVVAGGETSGAVVTELGVQQVLVGEEAAPGVPWCTTICGDPITLLLKSGNFGSADFLVETASS; this is translated from the coding sequence GTGACACGCATCGCCGTCATCGCCGATGACTACACCGGCGGCACCGACGCCGCAGCCGCTCTGCGCCGCAGTGGACTTCGCGTTGTGATGCTCTTCGGTATCCCAGATCCCGCCAGCACACTCCAGGACTGCGACGCAGTGGTGGTCGGAATCAAGTTTCGCAGCATCGATCCCGCCGACGCGTGCGCATACGTCGAGCAGACGGTCGGCTGGCTGCGCGGACACGGAATCACCCGGTACTACTACAAGTACTGCTCGACGTTCGACTCCACGCCGCAGGGAAATATCGGCCCGGTACTGGACATCCTCGGAACGCTGATCGGCACTCCCTACACGATCGTCTGCCCGGCCACACCGCTCCATCAGCGCACCACCTACCTCGGCTACCTGTTCGTCGGAGAGAGGCTGCTCAGCGAGTCCCCGCTGCGCAACCATCCGCTGACGCCGATGACCGATGCGAATTTGGTGCGTTGGCTGTCGCTGCAGACCGAATCCACGGTGGGGTTGCTGCCACTCAACGCGGTACGTGCCGGTCACGAAGCTGCGACAGACCACGTCAAGGGTCTTGTCGAACAGGGTGTTCGGCATATCGTCGCGGATGCCACCGCCGACGCCGATCTCGACACGATCGCCGTCGGCCACGATGAAGGCCTCCTGAGCGGTGGCGCCGGCCTGATCGAGGCACTGGGGCGCACCATGACAGCCGCGCGGCCGTCAGAGCGCCAAACACACGGCGGCCTCGGTGCGCCCGCCACCTCAGGTGGGACCCTGGTCCTAGCCGGAAGCTGTTCAGAGGCGACCCTGGAGCAGGTACGGCGGGCGCAGCTCACCATGCCCGCGTTGCGACTGGATCCCGGCGAGATCTCCGACTCCGATGCCCTCATCGCGACCGCCGTGGCGTGGGACGAGGCCCAGGACCAGAGCCGGCCGCGGCTCATCTACACCTCTGCCGACGCCGAGCAGCGGCGTCGGGGCGCGCTCGCCATGGGGGCGGACACTCCGCAGATCTTGGAGAAGGTGCTCGCCCGGGTTGCAGCGAGCGCGGTCGAGCGCGGGGCGCGTCGCATCGTCGTCGCGGGCGGCGAAACCTCGGGAGCGGTGGTGACCGAACTCGGAGTGCAGCAGGTTCTCGTCGGAGAGGAGGCCGCGCCCGGAGTTCCCTGGTGTACGACCATCTGCGGCGACCCGATCACCCTGTTGCTCAAGTCCGGAAACTTCGGTAGCGCCGACTTCCTCGTCGAGACGGCCTCGTCATGA
- a CDS encoding APC family permease, which produces MNPVDESGNSANAELEKLGYDPELKRAMSLADVVIFGLIYMVPIAPIAVFGIVYNFSAGAVGLVYLVAAIAMVFSAVSYREMARTFPIAGSVYSYVRNGVNQFVGFISGWAILLDYLLMPALLSVFAASAMVSLVPSLPAWVWIIVFVVITASINLRGITFTASMNKIFLVIQLVVLAVFCVWALVAVAQGKGHFSFDPIFSSNTFTWSVVFGAIPIAALSFCGFDGISTLNEEAKGGGKTVARATMIVLWICTALFVLQVYLAAIFVPNGTVFADGDDTNNAFYNITGQVMANWFQIVVTLTTALIALFANIVASNGISSRLVFSMARDRQLPRFLAKVNSKTQVPANAMIFIMAVSLVVGIFGIENPALLTSLVTFGALTAYIMLHLSVLAHFGVRLRSRKIFAHYVSPILGAAVLIYALWSGSFNAKLVGLIWLGIGVLIAVYFRATGRSLAQSDIDGDTPHAAADESHVTPVVTAEKER; this is translated from the coding sequence ATGAATCCAGTTGACGAAAGTGGGAATTCGGCCAACGCCGAACTCGAGAAGCTGGGGTATGACCCTGAGCTGAAGCGGGCGATGAGCTTAGCTGATGTGGTTATCTTCGGCCTGATCTACATGGTGCCCATTGCACCCATCGCTGTGTTCGGCATCGTGTACAACTTCTCCGCCGGCGCGGTCGGCCTGGTGTACCTCGTGGCCGCGATCGCCATGGTGTTCAGCGCGGTGAGCTACCGGGAGATGGCGCGGACCTTCCCGATCGCGGGTTCGGTCTACTCCTACGTCCGAAACGGAGTCAACCAGTTCGTCGGATTCATTTCCGGCTGGGCGATCCTGCTGGACTATCTCCTGATGCCGGCATTGCTGTCGGTCTTCGCGGCCTCGGCAATGGTTTCGCTGGTGCCGAGCCTGCCGGCCTGGGTGTGGATCATCGTCTTCGTCGTCATCACCGCCAGCATCAACCTGCGTGGCATCACGTTCACCGCGTCGATGAACAAGATCTTCCTCGTCATCCAGCTGGTGGTCCTCGCGGTGTTCTGCGTGTGGGCGCTCGTGGCCGTGGCGCAGGGCAAGGGCCACTTCTCCTTCGATCCGATCTTCAGCTCGAACACGTTCACCTGGTCGGTCGTCTTCGGCGCCATTCCGATCGCGGCGCTGAGCTTCTGCGGCTTCGACGGCATCTCGACGCTCAACGAGGAAGCCAAGGGGGGTGGCAAGACCGTCGCACGGGCCACCATGATTGTGCTGTGGATCTGTACCGCCCTGTTCGTCCTCCAGGTCTATCTCGCAGCGATCTTCGTGCCCAACGGCACGGTGTTCGCCGACGGCGATGACACCAACAACGCCTTCTACAACATCACGGGTCAGGTCATGGCGAACTGGTTCCAGATCGTCGTCACCCTGACGACGGCACTGATCGCGCTGTTCGCCAACATTGTTGCCTCCAACGGCATCTCGTCGCGACTGGTGTTCAGCATGGCCCGCGACCGTCAGCTGCCGAGATTTCTGGCGAAGGTGAACTCGAAGACCCAGGTCCCGGCCAACGCGATGATCTTCATCATGGCGGTGTCCCTGGTCGTGGGAATCTTCGGGATCGAGAACCCGGCGCTGCTCACCAGCCTGGTCACCTTCGGCGCCCTGACCGCGTACATCATGCTCCACCTCAGCGTTCTGGCGCACTTCGGGGTCCGCCTGAGGAGCCGAAAGATCTTCGCCCACTATGTTTCTCCCATCCTTGGTGCAGCCGTACTGATCTACGCACTATGGAGCGGCAGCTTCAACGCCAAGCTGGTCGGGCTGATCTGGTTGGGCATCGGCGTTCTGATCGCCGTGTACTTCCGCGCGACCGGCCGGTCGTTGGCGCAATCGGATATCGATGGCGACACCCCTCATGCGGCGGCCGACGAGTCGCACGTCACCCCAGTCGTCACCGCCGAGAAGGAGCGCTGA
- a CDS encoding GntR family transcriptional regulator, producing the protein MSPTSLGPDGVQADPDDSRARPRGLARPKTLTHAVIDHIAEAVIRGTYPPGAPLPEVTLAAELNTARGTVREALRALRDRGLVEIHPHRGAFVQSIGEKRVREVFNLRALLECYALRTAMTAGYIDDAPLRTIQAAFSKLDDAYGRGDLFAVVDADIELHYVIASTCREDLLLDHLKSIQMETRRVIILTKVLDSDTSAEPDTHRPIIEAIEAGDVELAVSRLDDHICQSREQLLARLRERDLS; encoded by the coding sequence GTGAGTCCGACTTCGTTGGGCCCTGATGGGGTCCAAGCCGACCCCGACGATTCGCGTGCGCGGCCGCGTGGACTAGCGCGGCCCAAGACGCTCACCCATGCCGTCATCGATCACATCGCCGAGGCGGTGATCCGCGGGACGTATCCGCCGGGTGCACCGCTGCCCGAGGTCACCCTCGCCGCGGAGCTCAATACCGCCCGGGGCACGGTGCGCGAAGCGTTGCGTGCCCTGCGGGATCGGGGTCTGGTGGAGATCCACCCACACCGCGGTGCCTTCGTCCAGAGCATCGGCGAGAAGCGGGTGCGTGAAGTGTTCAATCTCCGCGCACTGCTGGAATGCTATGCGCTGCGCACCGCGATGACCGCCGGCTACATCGACGACGCCCCCCTGCGGACCATCCAAGCCGCTTTCTCCAAGCTCGACGATGCCTACGGGCGCGGTGACCTGTTTGCGGTGGTCGACGCCGACATTGAATTGCACTACGTAATCGCATCCACCTGCCGCGAAGATCTCCTGCTGGACCACCTCAAGTCCATTCAGATGGAGACTCGGCGGGTGATCATCCTGACAAAAGTCCTCGACTCGGACACCTCTGCAGAGCCCGACACTCATCGTCCGATCATCGAGGCCATCGAGGCCGGCGATGTCGAACTCGCCGTGTCTCGTCTCGACGACCACATCTGCCAATCCCGCGAGCAGCTGCTGGCCCGCCTCCGAGAAAGAGATCTGTCATGA
- a CDS encoding aspartate/glutamate racemase family protein codes for MSNIVDESLLADALANGALTASISRRVVDHVVSAADSGAVAVMATCSSIGPAVELAAQLVDVPVLRVDMPMVDAAIETAKMAAGTERTPRIAVLATAKSTLSPTVDLVRRRAKHASVEVDLDVRLLAEAFTANASGDAARHDAIIAEALQDLATSVDAIVLAQASMARAAASVSGEGLHTPTFSSPGLAMDKLADVLVHG; via the coding sequence GTGTCCAACATCGTCGACGAGTCGTTGCTCGCCGACGCACTTGCCAACGGTGCTCTGACTGCGTCTATCTCGCGCCGCGTGGTCGACCACGTCGTCTCTGCGGCCGACAGTGGCGCAGTAGCCGTGATGGCCACCTGCTCGTCCATTGGGCCCGCGGTCGAACTCGCCGCGCAGCTGGTGGACGTCCCCGTACTGCGAGTGGACATGCCGATGGTGGATGCGGCGATCGAAACCGCGAAAATGGCCGCCGGGACCGAACGAACGCCCCGGATCGCCGTGCTGGCAACCGCAAAGTCCACCCTGTCGCCCACCGTGGATCTGGTCCGCCGCCGCGCTAAGCACGCCTCGGTTGAAGTCGATCTCGACGTCCGACTGCTCGCCGAAGCGTTCACCGCCAATGCCTCGGGCGATGCAGCCCGCCACGATGCGATCATCGCCGAAGCACTTCAGGATCTCGCTACGTCGGTCGATGCCATCGTGCTCGCGCAGGCATCGATGGCACGTGCCGCGGCCAGCGTCTCCGGAGAGGGTCTGCACACGCCGACCTTCTCGAGTCCCGGTCTGGCAATGGACAAGCTCGCCGATGTCTTGGTCCACGGGTGA
- a CDS encoding aminotransferase family protein, translated as MTETSYWHPFAQMSAVKNDTVTIVRGEGRTVWDADGNSYLDSLAGLWYCNVGLGRTEIADVARQQAIDLAAFQTFDVFTTPNTELFASRIADYLPFPNGKIFFTAGGGSEAVDTAAKLARLYWSVVEQPNKKIIISRTRAYHGMNAYGTSLAGLPANLAGLAPMVESVAQVPWNDAEALRTKITELGAENVAAFFCEPIIGAGGVLHPPQGYLTEIEKICRENDVLLVIDEVVSAFGRGGDWFSSGRYGIQPDMITMAKGLTSGYAPLGAVAIAPRVSEVFWKDGSTAMFRHGYTYSGHAMATAVGNANLDILEKESLVDRVAEYESVMASHLAPLADHPLVDEVRAGVGLLGAVNIDPRVKEANPAVLAKLVRESRKRGVITRNLGDVALQVSPAFTITDEELAKVADTIHESLEVVSRESDFVGP; from the coding sequence ATGACCGAGACCAGCTACTGGCACCCATTCGCTCAGATGAGCGCGGTGAAGAACGACACCGTGACGATCGTCCGCGGCGAGGGCCGCACAGTGTGGGACGCCGATGGCAATAGCTATCTCGATTCCCTTGCCGGACTGTGGTATTGCAATGTCGGACTGGGCCGTACCGAGATCGCCGACGTCGCTCGCCAGCAAGCGATCGACCTCGCGGCGTTCCAAACCTTCGATGTGTTCACCACGCCCAACACCGAGCTCTTCGCCTCTCGCATCGCCGACTACCTGCCTTTCCCCAACGGCAAGATCTTCTTTACCGCCGGCGGCGGTTCGGAGGCCGTCGACACAGCGGCCAAGCTGGCTCGCCTGTACTGGTCGGTCGTCGAGCAACCCAACAAGAAGATCATCATCAGCCGCACGCGGGCCTACCACGGCATGAACGCCTACGGAACCTCACTTGCCGGTCTACCCGCCAACCTCGCCGGTCTGGCACCGATGGTGGAGTCGGTGGCGCAGGTGCCGTGGAATGATGCCGAGGCGCTGCGCACCAAGATCACCGAACTGGGCGCCGAGAACGTGGCGGCATTCTTCTGCGAGCCGATCATCGGCGCCGGCGGGGTTCTGCATCCGCCGCAGGGTTACCTCACCGAAATCGAGAAGATCTGCCGCGAGAACGACGTGCTGCTCGTCATCGACGAAGTGGTGTCCGCCTTCGGACGCGGTGGCGACTGGTTCTCCTCCGGCCGCTACGGAATCCAGCCCGATATGATCACCATGGCCAAGGGCCTGACGTCCGGTTACGCACCGCTCGGTGCGGTCGCGATCGCGCCGCGCGTGTCCGAGGTGTTCTGGAAGGACGGCTCGACTGCAATGTTCCGGCACGGCTACACGTACTCCGGACACGCGATGGCCACCGCGGTAGGCAACGCCAACCTCGACATCCTCGAAAAGGAAAGTCTCGTCGACCGGGTGGCCGAGTACGAATCGGTGATGGCATCGCATCTGGCCCCGCTGGCCGATCACCCGTTGGTCGACGAGGTGCGCGCCGGCGTGGGACTGCTCGGAGCCGTCAACATCGATCCGAGGGTCAAGGAGGCGAATCCCGCCGTGCTGGCCAAACTGGTTCGCGAATCCCGCAAGCGCGGCGTGATCACCCGTAACCTGGGAGACGTCGCGCTACAGGTGTCGCCGGCATTCACCATCACCGACGAGGAATTGGCGAAGGTCGCCGACACGATCCATGAAAGCCTGGAGGTGGTTTCACGTGAGTCCGACTTCGTTGGGCCCTGA